In [Mycobacterium] stephanolepidis, the genomic window TGCCCGCACATTGGCAAACAGCGGGCGTGCTGCTCGGAATCTGGTGGGCCGGAGCCGAAGTGGTGCTCGGCGGCGAGGACAGTGCCGACGTAGCGTTCTGCACGCCCGGCGACGAACCGGACGCCGACGAGGTGTGCGTGCTGTCGCTTGACGCGTTCGGTCGCCCCGTACCGAACCTGCCGCTGGGACTGACCGACTATTCGACGGCGGTCCGCGTACACGGCGACCGATTCTCACCCGCCGGTGCCGGGCCCGCCCTGAACGGCCGCAACGTTCACGATGTTGCCGCTGCCGCACGCGAAAGTGCCGCGACGCAAGGCATCACGGCCGAAGATCGGGTACTGGGCACCGGCTCCTGGGACAGCCCGGACGTGCTGGTCGACAATCTGCTGGCAGTGCTCATCGCCGGAGCCTCCCTGGTGCAGGTGGCCAATCCGGACCCGAGCGCGCAGGAGCGTCGGGTGACCTCCGAAAAGGTCACCCGCACGCTCTCCTAGCGCGAGTTAGGAACCAAGCAGGGCGCGGGTCATCACCACGCGCTGAATCTGGTTGGTGCCCTCGTAGATCTGGGTGATCTTGGCATCGCGCATCATCCGCTCCACCGGGAAGTCGGTGGTGTATCCGGC contains:
- a CDS encoding TIGR03089 family protein is translated as MMDLTSLLLGDANNPAPRVTYYDDASGERIELSTVTLANWAAKTANMLRDEFGAGPGSTVAVRLPAHWQTAGVLLGIWWAGAEVVLGGEDSADVAFCTPGDEPDADEVCVLSLDAFGRPVPNLPLGLTDYSTAVRVHGDRFSPAGAGPALNGRNVHDVAAAARESAATQGITAEDRVLGTGSWDSPDVLVDNLLAVLIAGASLVQVANPDPSAQERRVTSEKVTRTLS